The stretch of DNA GCTCTGTCAAGGCGTGCCCCTCTGAAAGTATCCTTAGTAATACCTCTAGACCAAGTGAACTAAGAGCCCTGAAAGCCCAGGTCGATAAGATTTTGGTTAAAGATCCAATCCCGGAAGCCAGTGCTCCGGCTGTGAGAGAAGTTCCGAGGTTCACTGACTTCCTCAGGGGAGATAACAGCGTTGAAGTCTCCTGCCACAAGCCAAGGGCCTCGTATCTGCAAATCATGCATATCAAGGGAGTTCCAAAGGTTTTTCCTTAAAGCATGCGTAGGACTACCATAAACAATGGAGATAAAGCAAGTTGTGCAATCCAAGCCTTGAACATGCAAAAGAACAAATTGAGGGTGAGTAAGTAAAGGTTTGATATCAAGTGTGGAATTCCAAAAAACCCAAATACCGCCGCTAAAGCCCAAGGCTTCAACCCGAAGCCATTCATCAAAGCCCAGTCTATTACAGATCTCGTCAGCCTTGCTACCCGAGACTTTAGTTTCAAGCAGCCCAAGTAAATCAGGCTTATAGGTTTTCTTGATTTCTTTTAACGCCCGGAGCACCTCCCTTGAGGCGGCTCCTTGGCAGTTCCAGGTAatgaaaatcataaaatcagtaaaaaaagaaagaaaaacaggaaacccaaaacaaaacaacaaacgGCAGGCCCAGAGGCAAGCAAGCAAAAACATAGACACAGGGTTAGGACACCCTGCCCTCCCCATCAGAGTCAAGCTCCTCCAAACACCAGTCAGAAGGGTGATTCGCTCTACTGGCAGAATGACAATTCATTCCCATATCATGAAAAGGAGGATCCTGATGATGGTTCGCCGCATCATGGGAGAGGAGGGAATCGGATTTTTCTCCAACACCTCTTGTTTCCACCACTGTTCTAGTAATAGTTTTTCCTTTTTGTGTTCCCCTCACAACCACATGTTCCACCTCCGCTGCAGCTTGGTTTGATCCGTTCATTCCTCCACTTTTGCTGCTTTCTGCGCGTTATCTTGGCTTGTCACTGGACGGTTGCCTGGGCTGGTTTTTGTCATTATCAATTTGTTTGGCAGAAATTTGAATCTGTGGTCTTTTCCCCTTGCCCTGTAACCCACGGCTAGGTTGGGCAGTATGATCCCTTGAGTTCAACTGAACCACTTCCCTTTGTTCACAATCTTCAGTCTGTTCATTGTCATTTTCCTCTAAGTCGTATAACACACTGAACCTCGAATTTTCTCCCACAGGTTTTTGGGGATGTTTCTTCTgaacttctttattttttgtattatcCACATTTCCTTGGTGTTTCCTTCCTGTGTTAGTTCTTGGATTATAATTCCCAAATCTCCTCTGTTTGCGCTGGGCAAGCATCCAAGGGCCAAAGTCTTCCACCACTTCTGGCCGAATAATCTGTAATTTTCTGAAATTCCCTTCAATCTCGATGAACTCTTCTTTGTTTGCACCTTCCTCACCGGCTAATGGGTTTTGGTTGGGTTGCACATTATCCATCTCCACCGGATTATCTGCCTTGTTTCCGACTGGACACGCCTCTTTTTTATGTCCATACCTTCCGCACCCAAAACACACCAAATGTATGCCTTCATATTCGATTCTGCGAACTCGATTGTAAAGCTTGAATTTGGCTAGGAGTGGTTTGGTTATATCAACTTCTACACATATCCTAGCATACCTCCCCCTTGTTGCCATAACTGTTGAGATATCGGCACGAATAGGCTTTCCGATCTTCTTCCCCACTTTTTCAAGGAATACAAAGTTGAAATACTCTATAGGTAGACACGGGAATCTCACCCACACTATGAGTTTTTCCGTTTTATCTGTAAGGGGATCAAAGTTGGGGTGCCATTCCTTCACCACAAGATAATGATCTAATATCATCCAAGGGCCTTCAAGTTTAGCAAATTCATAATCTTTTTTGGCAGTAAAACGAACAAGGAAGTAATCATTTTCAATGGCCACAAGGTCCATGGGCGCCGAAGGTTTCCACATATTTTGCAATTTACGCAGTAGATAGTTGTAGCCCACAGATCTCCCTCAAAGCTTTATAATGAGGGTTTGCTTCCAAGGAGCACGCAATATTCTTTTCTCAGCCCTCGTAAGTCGAATAGTCGGGCAATCTTTATCTTCCTCCTCGTCTTCAATTTCATCATCTTCTGAGTCAAAATCCCTATCCTCTGCCTCTACTCTTCCATGATCCACTCGTTCCACGGTGAGAGTTTGCTTATACGAGGGTCTGTCTTTTTGTGGACTGCTGTCAAGAGAAGTGTCAACTAGGTCAACCATAGTCCCCCCCAGTCCATTCTCTTTCCCATCAACTGCCATGGAATCCGGCCTTAGCTCGATCAGCGTCTCCGACACCATTTCCACTTCGTTCTGAACAGGGAAGGGATCCccaatcttctttttttttgacgCTGCGCTCCAAAAGATCGTCGTCTTCTCCCATCGGTGGTTCACGTTCTGGTAGCTTCTCCATctgatgagaccggaatgcaacaaataaatgatccattaaaagtctcgagtggcccggtaacaagatct from Ipomoea triloba cultivar NCNSP0323 chromosome 7, ASM357664v1 encodes:
- the LOC116024197 gene encoding uncharacterized protein LOC116024197 — protein: MDLVAIENDYFLVRFTAKKDYEFAKLEGPWMILDHYLVVKEWHPNFDPLTDKTEKLIVWVRFPCLPIEYFNFVFLEKVGKKIGKPIRADISTVMATRGRYARICVEVDITKPLLAKFKLYNRVRRIEYEGIHLVCFGCGRYGHKKEACPVGNKADNPVEMDNVQPNQNPLAGEEGANKEEFIEIEGNFRKLQIIRPEVVEDFGPWMLAQRKQRRFGNYNPRTNTGRKHQGNVDNTKNKEVQKKHPQKPVGENSRFSVLYDLEENDNEQTEDCEQREVVQLNSRDHTAQPSRGLQGKGKRPQIQISAKQIDNDKNQPRQPSSDKPR
- the LOC116024196 gene encoding uncharacterized protein LOC116024196 — protein: MIFITWNCQGAASREVLRALKEIKKTYKPDLLGLLETKVSGSKADEICNRLGFDEWLRVEALGFSGGIWVFWNSTLDIKPLLTHPQFVLLHVQGLDCTTCFISIVYGSPTHALRKNLWNSLDMHDLQIRGPWLVAGDFNAVISPEEVSEPRNFSHSRSTGFRDWIFNQNLIDLGFQGS